The DNA window TCCACGTCCAGCTGGTCGCGCCTCAGCGCCACCTCGGCCACCGTCGAGCGGCCCACGGCCTCGCGCATGGCCGTCTGCGCGAGAAACGACACGGCCGCGTAGTAGTCCTCCACCTCGGTGCACGCCTTCTCGGCGTCCCACACCACCCAGAACAGCACCGCGTCCACCGTCACCGGCACCAGGTCGGCCGTGAGCGTCTTCTCGGCGTAGAAGGGCGTGGCGATGGTACGCTGATCCACGCGGATGGTGCCGTGCTCCACGATGGGGACGGTGAGGTAGAGCCCCGGCCCCACCACGCGATTCAGCTTGCCGAAGCGCAGCACCACCACCTTTTCCCAGCTCAAGGCGATGTGCACCGACGACAGCGCGAGCGCGCCCACCAGCAGCATGAGCGCCACCGTCTCCACGCCGATGCGGCCCGTGAGCGCGAATCCCGCGCCGAGCACCGCCGCGCACGACACCGCGAACACGGCGATATTGAAGATAACCGCCCCGTTGCGCGACGATTTGCGCGGCACGTAGGAGGTGGCCGCGCGGATCTCGGCGTCCTTGTCGCGCACGTCGTACGGCGCGTCCTTCATGATGCGGTCCTTCGAGCGTCGTGCCATCCCGCGCACCCCTTCCCTATCCCGCCGCAAGCCCGAACAGGGCCTCCGGCATCTGCGTCACATCGAACAGCCCGGCCTGCACGAAGCAGAGCCGAAGCGCGAACCCGCCCGCCAGCACGAATGCGGCGATCCACAGAAGCTGCGAGCGGTGGTTGCCGTGCGTGAGGAGGCGCTCCATGGCGAAGGGGACGGCGAGCCCCGCCACCGCCACGCCTCCCCAGAACGGCGCGGCCAGCTCGCCCGCCAGGAGCGCGAAGGCGGCCGGAGCCGTGCCGCCGTCCATCGCCGCGAGCGCGAGGTAGCCGGCCAGGCACGCGGCCTCGAGCGCGATGAGCGCCCCGTCCGCCCGCACGAGCCGGGAAAGCGGGCGCACGAACGGCCGGCGCGCCTCCACGAACGCCGCCGCCAGAAGCGCGAGCGCCACCCCGCACGACAGCGACGAGAGCGTGAACACAACCGGCAGAAGCGGCGTCTGCCAGAACAGCACCGAGGCGAGCCCCTGCAAGAGCACGCCCGTATACGCGGCCGTGACGAGGCCCGCCGCCAGCCCGAGCGCCGCGAGCGCGAGGCGCGCCCAGCGGGGCGGCCGCGCGTTGTCGAGGAGCGCGAGGCCCGAGAACGCGAGCGCGCAGACGAGCGCGACCGCAAGCGCGTAGGCGCCCACCACAAGCGGCGTGGGTCGCGGCGTGACGACGAAGGCGAGCACCCGGTCGAACCGCCCCAGGTCGGCCGCCAGGCATACGATGCCTGCGCCCAGCGTCACGGCGCACAGGGGCCAGGCGCGCTGGAAAAGCTCGTCGGGCAGCCCCGTGCGTCGCGGCCAAGCGGCCCGCACGGCCTCGAGCACGGCGAGGATCGCAAGCGCGCCGCCGCCGGCCCCGCCCAGGAAGAGATAGCAGGTTATGAGCGAATCGAACACGCGCTCCCCGTCCCGCGCAGGACTCCCGCCGCCCGCGCTCGCCCCATTGTCGCAATGTTGCAACGTTTCAAGACAATCGCAGTATAGCAGACGCCGCGCAAGGGTAGGTTGAATTTTTAAACGCAACGCTGTTGCGCTTGCTCTTGCAGGCGAAGCCTGGAGCCCCTTTCAGCGCGTAGGTCGTAAGGCCTGCCGCTGAAAGGGGCTTTTCCCTTCTCTTCTACAATCTTTCCCGTGCAGGTTTCCCGGGCGGGAAGGAGGAGGCGATGCCTGAATCGAAGGGAAGGCATCTCACGAAGGAGAACAGGGAGGTGATCGAGGAGGGGATCCGCAGCCGCGACTCGGCGAGGGCTATCGCCAAGAGGATCGACGTCAGCCCCTCGACCGTGACCCGCGAGGCCAGGGCGCACAGGACCGTGAGGCAGAGGAAGATGTCGAGGGGCGAGAACGCCTCCGCGAGGTGCGCCAAAAGCCAGTCGTGCCAGGCGAGCGGCACCGCCTGCAAGAGGTGCTCGACCGCGCTCACGGCATGCAAGAGGTGCAAGACGCGCCCGTGCGTCCTTGCGTGCCCGGACTTCGAGCCCAAGATGTGCCCGACCACGCAGAAGTGGCCCTACGTCTGCCCCGAGGGCTGCCCGAAGCGCGGGTGGTGCGCCTACCCCAAGTGCTCCTACGACGCGGGCGACGCCCACGCGGCGTACCGCGGGACGCTGAGCGCGTCGAGGAGCGGCATCTGCATCTCGCAAGAGGAGCTCGACGCGATGAACGCCATCGTCGTCCCCCTCTCCAAGCAGGGGCAGAGCTTCGAGGCGATCTGGGCCGCGCATGCGGCCGAGCTGCCGGTGTGCGTGCGCAGCGCCTACAACTACCAGGCGAAAGGAGAGGTCGGCCTGACGAGCCTCGACATGCCGCGCAAGGCGCGCCTGCTCCCGCGCCGGAAGCCGAATGGGAAGGGCGGGGACGCCGACGCGCCCCGCGAGAGGGTGGACCGCGCGGGGCGCGCCTACGCCGACTTCCTCGAGCTCGCCCTCGCCGAGCGCGTCCGCGTCGTGCAGGGCGACTCGGTGGAGGGGTATCAGGGAAACGCCACGGATATTTTGAGCCTGCACGTCGTCGCCCGCTCCTTCCAATTCTACCTGAAGAAGCGCCATGGCGACCCCGCGGCGGTCGTCGCATGGCTCGACGTCATAGAGCGCGCCTTGGGCTCGCCTGCGGCTTTCGAGGAGATCTTCGGAATCCTCCTCTTCGACCGAGGGGTCGAGTTCGACGACTGGGCCGGCGTGGAGCGCTCGTGCCTGGTGGAGGGCGCGCGCCGGGCCCGGGTGTTCTACTGCGACGCGATGCAGTCCAACCAGAAGGCCCAGGCGGAGCGCAACCACGAGCGCCTCAGGCGAATCCTGCCCAAGCACCGCAGCGACTTCGACGCGCTCAGCGTGTGGGACGTGGCGGTGTGCGCGAGCCACGTGAACTCCTACCCGCTCGCCCGCGCGTCGGGCAAGTGCCCCTTCGAGGTCGCCGAGGGGCTGATCCCCAGGGTGCTTTTCGACGAGCTGGGCTACGAGCGGGTGCCCGCCGACGAGGTCGTGCTGAAACCGTATCTGATGGCCCACGCGGTGGAGCAGTAGCCCGCCGCGCTTCGATAAAGCCCGGGAAGCAGTGCGCGTAAACATATCCTAGATTCCAAGGCCCCGCGCGTTGCGCTTTCCTCTGCACTTTCCGAGGCGGGGGCCTGCGCGAGCGCGCCCGAATCCTCTCGAGATGCTGTGGGGCAAAGGGCGGTCTGAGGCGGATCGGCGCCGATTGCAAGGGCAAGCGCAACGCGATTCCCCCTGTTTTGCACGTGAAACCGCAACTGTTGCGATAACTCATGCAGTGTTGCAGCTACTTTTGCAACCAACCGACGCCGCGCAAGGGCGCGAACAATGGTGGATGATGTGCATCCGATGTGGTACGATTCGAGGCACTTCTATGCGTGCGAACAGGAGAGAGTGCCATGTACCGCAAAAAGCTCAGCATCGCCTCGCTCGGCCTGGAGCAGCGCGCGCTCGACGCGCTGGCGGCCGTCGAGCCGCTCGACCGCTTCGAGCACGACCTGCGCCGCATCGACGCCTTCGACGCCGAGGCACTCGCGACGTGCGACATCGCCGTGGTGGACCTCGCACGCCTTCCGCACGCCTCCGTCCGCGATCTCGCACCGCTCGCCGCGCGGCGCCGCGAGGAGCGCCCGGGCCGCTTCGGCGCCCTCGCCGTCGTCGCGCCGCAGGACGCCGTCGCAGGCTGGAAGGCCGACGACCTCGCGCTCGTCGACGCCGTGTGGCCCTCCCCGCTCGAGCCCGCCCGCGCGGCCTTCGAGCTGGAACGCCTCCTGCGCGCGGCCAAGCAGGAGGCCGATCTGCGCTTTGTCCGCACCTGCCTGAACACCGCCATCGACTCGACGCCCGAGCTCATCTGGTTCAAGGATGCCCGTGGCGCGCACCTCAAGGTGAACGACGCCTTCTGCGCCACCGTCGAGAAGACGAAGGAGCAGGTGGAGGGCCGCGGCCACTACTACATCTGGGACATCACGCCCGACGAGTACGCGCAGGGCGAGTACGTGTGCCTGGAATCCGAGGACGAGACGATGGCCGCCGGCCGCACGTGCCTGTTCGACGAGCAGGTGAAGACCAAGCGCGGCATGCGGCAGTTCAAGACGTACAAGTCGCCCCTGTTCGACGAGGACGGCCGCACCATGGGCACGGTGGGCATCGCCCACGATGTCACCGACCTGCACAACATCGCCACCGAGCTGGAGGTGTTCATCAACAGCATGCCCTTCGCCATCGTCGTGCTCGATACCGACGACAGCATCATCAACATCAACGACAAGACCGAGGAGTATTTCGCCGTGAAGCGCGCGGAGGTGCTCGGCGGCAACTTCGACCTGTGGCGGCGGCGCGTGCTCGGCGACGACGTGGTGGACGCGAACGACTTCGCCGACGACAGCTCGTTCTCGGCGCGCATCGCGGGCGTCGACAAGGTGTTCGAGATCAACGATCGCGCCATCCTCGACGTGTTCGGCAACGAGACCGGCCATCTGCGCATCTACCGCGACGTGACCGTGGAGCGCGAGCTCGAGCGGCGCGCGATCGAGAACGCCCGCACCGACTACCTGACGGGCCTGTTCAACCGCCGCTACTTCTACGAGTACCTCGAGGAGCGCGGCCGCGACGAGCCCCTGGCCATCGTCGCGCTCGATTTGGACGACTTCAAGGGCATCAACGACCGCTTCGGCCACGATGTGGGCGACGAGGCGCTGCTCAAGGCGGGAACGCTTCTGCGCGAGACGTTCCCCGACGACACGGTCATCCGCTGGGGAGGCGACGAGTTCGTGGTGGCCGCGTTCGGCGAGCGCAGCCTGGCCGACCTGCGCGCGCGATCGGAGCGGCTGCTCGCGCGCCTCGTGGCCGAGTCGCAAGCCGACGGCGCGCCCCAGGCGGTGAGCGGCAGCATCGGCATCGCCGTCACCGACGATGCCAGCCTGTCCATCGACGAGCTCATGCGCCGAAGCGACGAGGCCCTCTACCGCGCCAAGCGCCTCGGCAAGTCCCAATGCCGCGTGCACGGCGAGGAGGAGCGGGCGTGACAAAGGGACGGCGTGACGAAGGGACCGGGTAATTGTCTCATCGCTTGTCCTACCGCACCCCCCCCCCGCGCCAGTGCAGCGATCCGGGCGCACTCCCCGCTGCGGCAGAAAAACGCGGGCTTTCGGAACGACTCGGCTGGTTCCGCAATGCGCTTTCCCAGGTCGCTGATAGAGCGCGAACTCTGCGATTGCCACAGTCGCAAATTCTTGGTTCTGACTCCCCCTTTGACGCACAATCGAGCACCTCGAGAAAGGGTGTGCACGCGAATCGAGCCTGCCCGACACGAAAACCCTCGACGTGAAAGGGTTTCGGCGATCCACGCGAGCGTCGAGGTTCCGCGACCTGGGAAAACGTCGAGGGCTATTGCTCTGGGGAGACGATAGCCGCCCATTTTTCGCCTCCGAGCCTTTCACGTCGAGGGTTTTCGTGTCGGGCAGGCTCGATTCGCGTGCAGGAGGATGCAGTCGCCGGATTATGTGTTAAGCGGAGGGTCAGATTCTTGGTAAAAGGCCCGCACCCTCCTCGTCAACAGGGGACCGTGCGTGCCCTTGTCCTCGGGCTTTTGGCACGCTCGCACGACGGCAGGCATGCTTTATAATGAAGCGAGCGAATCGAAGGGGGCGCAGCCATGGACACCAGCAGGACCGACCGGCGCGTGCAG is part of the Arabiibacter massiliensis genome and encodes:
- a CDS encoding slipin family protein — encoded protein: MARRSKDRIMKDAPYDVRDKDAEIRAATSYVPRKSSRNGAVIFNIAVFAVSCAAVLGAGFALTGRIGVETVALMLLVGALALSSVHIALSWEKVVVLRFGKLNRVVGPGLYLTVPIVEHGTIRVDQRTIATPFYAEKTLTADLVPVTVDAVLFWVVWDAEKACTEVEDYYAAVSFLAQTAMREAVGRSTVAEVALRRDQLDVEIKEDIEKEAAGWGVDIISVKVRDIVIPDELQEVMSLEAQADREKNARMTVAGVEVELAEMLAEAARVYGDPEAALRLRTLLMQYDTVKKSKGAVVTLPSAMSDGFTDSAMMNGNRPTER
- the nrfD gene encoding NrfD/PsrC family molybdoenzyme membrane anchor subunit, translated to MFDSLITCYLFLGGAGGGALAILAVLEAVRAAWPRRTGLPDELFQRAWPLCAVTLGAGIVCLAADLGRFDRVLAFVVTPRPTPLVVGAYALAVALVCALAFSGLALLDNARPPRWARLALAALGLAAGLVTAAYTGVLLQGLASVLFWQTPLLPVVFTLSSLSCGVALALLAAAFVEARRPFVRPLSRLVRADGALIALEAACLAGYLALAAMDGGTAPAAFALLAGELAAPFWGGVAVAGLAVPFAMERLLTHGNHRSQLLWIAAFVLAGGFALRLCFVQAGLFDVTQMPEALFGLAAG
- a CDS encoding helix-turn-helix domain-containing protein yields the protein MPESKGRHLTKENREVIEEGIRSRDSARAIAKRIDVSPSTVTREARAHRTVRQRKMSRGENASARCAKSQSCQASGTACKRCSTALTACKRCKTRPCVLACPDFEPKMCPTTQKWPYVCPEGCPKRGWCAYPKCSYDAGDAHAAYRGTLSASRSGICISQEELDAMNAIVVPLSKQGQSFEAIWAAHAAELPVCVRSAYNYQAKGEVGLTSLDMPRKARLLPRRKPNGKGGDADAPRERVDRAGRAYADFLELALAERVRVVQGDSVEGYQGNATDILSLHVVARSFQFYLKKRHGDPAAVVAWLDVIERALGSPAAFEEIFGILLFDRGVEFDDWAGVERSCLVEGARRARVFYCDAMQSNQKAQAERNHERLRRILPKHRSDFDALSVWDVAVCASHVNSYPLARASGKCPFEVAEGLIPRVLFDELGYERVPADEVVLKPYLMAHAVEQ
- a CDS encoding diguanylate cyclase, whose translation is MYRKKLSIASLGLEQRALDALAAVEPLDRFEHDLRRIDAFDAEALATCDIAVVDLARLPHASVRDLAPLAARRREERPGRFGALAVVAPQDAVAGWKADDLALVDAVWPSPLEPARAAFELERLLRAAKQEADLRFVRTCLNTAIDSTPELIWFKDARGAHLKVNDAFCATVEKTKEQVEGRGHYYIWDITPDEYAQGEYVCLESEDETMAAGRTCLFDEQVKTKRGMRQFKTYKSPLFDEDGRTMGTVGIAHDVTDLHNIATELEVFINSMPFAIVVLDTDDSIININDKTEEYFAVKRAEVLGGNFDLWRRRVLGDDVVDANDFADDSSFSARIAGVDKVFEINDRAILDVFGNETGHLRIYRDVTVERELERRAIENARTDYLTGLFNRRYFYEYLEERGRDEPLAIVALDLDDFKGINDRFGHDVGDEALLKAGTLLRETFPDDTVIRWGGDEFVVAAFGERSLADLRARSERLLARLVAESQADGAPQAVSGSIGIAVTDDASLSIDELMRRSDEALYRAKRLGKSQCRVHGEEERA